The genomic stretch GCACCGTCCGCCTTGAACAATTCCCGCAAGGCCGGGAGCGTAACACCGAGGCTTCCGACTGGATCCGAGTAGTCCTTGAGCCCGGTGATGAGGTCGAGAGCCATGCGCCGCGCCGATGACATCCGCAGATTCTCCAGGCTGGCTTGCTCGGCCTTGAGCTGCGCCGACAGGACGATGGCGTAGAGAGACGCGGTGGCACGCACCGCGTAGGAAACGAAGCGCGCCGTGCGATGATGGCAGGCGATCAGTCCCCACAGCTTGCCATCGACCACCAATGAGATCGAAAGCGAAGCATCGACTCCCATGTTTTTCAAATACTGGACGTGGATGGGCGACATGCTCCGCAGCACTGCCCGGCTCATGTCGAGCGGCCCCCGGGTGTCTGGCACCAATCTTACGGGCACGGCATGCACGTCCTGCAGCAAGCGCACCGGGTTCCTGAGGTAGAGTGCGCGCGCCTGGGGCGGAATGTCGCTGGCGGGGTAGTGGAGATCCAGATAGGGCTCCATCTCGGGCTCCTTCGCCTCGGCAATGACCTCTCCGTGGAAGTCCGGGGCGAAGCGATAGATCATCACCCGATCAAAGCCGGTGAAGCTCTTCACCTCGCGAGCCATCACGGCCGCGATGTCGCGCGCATTGCACACGCCGGAAAGCTCGCCCAGCGAGCGGTGGACGATTTGCAGGTAGTTGTCCAAGCCCTCGGTGGACTCGACATCCCGGGGCGAATGAGGGTCTCGCTCCAGCTCGACGACGGTTTCTCCCGTATCGAGGATGTGGACGATGCCATCGAAGAATTTCACCTCGTCGCCCATCGCCACGGGCACGAGGAAGGGATTCACGTAGGTGGTGGCCGCATCGCGCACGAGTCGCTCGACGGCATCCCGGGCATCGGCCTGCACAAGCTGCAGGAACCCCGTTCCCACGAGATCTGCCGGTTCACGGCCGATCAAGAATCCCGTGTTCCCACTGACTTGAAGGATCTCCAAGCGCTCGGTCGCCAGCACGAAGAGCACGCCATGCGGCTGTACCGAACCGGGAATATGGATCGGCTCGCGGGCGCAATCGTCGAGATCCAGGGACGGAGCTTGATGGATCGGTTCGCTCATCAGGACACAACAGGGGTGGGGGACTTGACAGCGAAGGCGGCGATGAAGTGCTCGAAAGCCTCCCGGGCAGATGTGGAGGCGGCTTCGAGGAAATCGTCCCCGGTCTCGAGGGATTCCAGCCATGAAACGAAATCCTTCCAGTAATAGCGATTCTGATCGTGGAAACCGCTGAGGAAGCGGCAGGTATCCGCTGGCAACGGACCGGCTTTCGTTTCCAACTCCGACAGCAGGATCGCTCCCCCGTGAATGCTGCCTTCCAGCACGTAGAGACAACCAACGACCGATGGTGCACGCTCGGATCGCAATCCTCTTTCCAAGGGTGGCACTGGATGCCCCAAGGCGTGGAGATCGTCGGTCAAGGCATGGTAGCGAGCTTGGCGGGCGGAGAGTTCCGGCAGCCCCCATTCCGCGAGCAGGTGCCAGTCGAGCTGTAGCCAGCAGGCAGCAAGGCCTTGGTGGAATTGCCTCAAATAGAGAGCGTAGGCATCGATGCTGGCTGTTACCTCCTCTTTGGAGATTTGCCCTTCGAGCCGTTGGTGGGAAGATTGAGTAGCTTTCCGAAGTGCTTGGAGAAGTGTCATGAGCCGGAGCAATGTCGCCGTGGAGTCACGGAACATTCTGACGTCAATTTGTGCCGGAACCCAAGTCGGCGCAACGCGTTCGTTTCGAAGGGATCCTTAGGAAAAACCGAAGGGATTCCATCCGGAGCACCCCCGGTTCAACTCACGGTCGCGTCACGTGCAGGCGCAGGAAGCGGCTCGATTCGCCGGCCGGAACGCGGATGCGGAGAACGGGTGCGGCGCTGTCGTCGGTCGCGATGCCGGTGGCTTGCCAGCTTGTTAGATCATCTGACCATTCCGGTATCACTGTGACTCCGAGGGCAAGGGCCGGGCGGGTGAATTCCATCACCAGATTGCCGCTCTCCATGTGGGACAATGGCCGTGGATCGGGAGCAAGGGGATCGAGGCCGAAGGCGAACTCAAAGAGGTTCGCCCAGCCATCGCCATCGGGGTCGCCGTCCTCGCTGTGATCGGCGAGCGTGGGATGAGCATCGAGCCAGTCTTTGAAGGGATCGGAGACCACGAGCAGTCGTCCGCTGCCGGAGATGCGAGCCGTTTCGTAGGTGGCACCGGAACCCGGCGCGCCCCAGATGCCGGCCGGTTGTGGAATGCCTGCGATCTTGAGCGTGCCGACGGTGTCGGTTGCCTGATGGTCTAGCTCGATGGTTCCGGGCGCGGCGATCTCCAGCCCCGCGGCATCCGGCAGCGAAGGTGCTGTTAGAGAAAGCGTGCCGGAAAGGATGCGTGTGTCGCCGGTGCGGGTGGAGGGGCCCGAGAGGGCGGTGCGGCCGTCGCCGGATTGGGTGAGCGTGCCAACTCCGGCGAGATCGTTCGCCACGTTCAGGGTCCCGGGCTGGTGGAAATCGAGGTTACCCGTCGCATTGATCAGGATCTCGGCAGTGCCAGGCGTCGCGGTGCCGTCGATTCGCAGCGTGCCGCTGTTGATCGTCGTGCGGGCGTTGTAAGTGTTAGAGCCGGTGAGGGTCCAAGTGCCGGCTCCATCCTTCACCACGCCCATGCCGCCGGTGCCCGTGAGGATGGCACCGCTCACGATGCCATTCCCGCTGCCGCCGAGGCCGAGCTGGCGGCTCGTGCCGACCGTCTGGTTGATGATGCCCGAAAGGGTGAGCTGTTCTCCGTCGCAGCGCACGTAGAGGCCATTGCCGCCCATGCCGGAGATCGTGAGATCCGAGGTGAGTGTGGTGTCGCCGGAAACCTGGTGGATGGTTGGAATGGTGGCCTCGCCCGCGAAGGTGGTGGAGCTGAAGCCGCTGAAGGTATTGGTCACGGTGCAATCGCAGGCGAGCGCGAGCGTGCCTGAGGCGAAGCCGCCCTTCGGGATGGCGACCGGACCGCTGCCGAGCGCGTCCGGGCGGGTGATGAGCAGGGTGCCGCCACCGGAGGCGACCGTGGTGCCGCCGCTGTAAGTGTTCGCCGCGGTCAGGGTCAGCGTGCCTGCTCCGGTTTTGGTCAGGCTGCCGCTTTGGGTCGCGACATCGGAAATGACATCGTGGATGGTCCCGTCGTGACCGTCGGTGTTGACCTTGCCTCCGCCGCTGCCGAGACGGAAGAGCATGGCGGATCCTGTCAGTAGATCGGGAACGTCTGCGGCGAGCTTCAAGGTGCCGCCTGATTGCAAGGTCAAGGTTGCGGTGCCGCTGGCCCCGGTCAGCGGATTGGAGAAGGCGCTGGACGTGGTGAAGGTGCCTCCGGAGACGTTCACGCTGGCCGGGCCTCCGGAGGTGCCGGGCTCGAGATCGAAACTACTGGATCCGTCGTAGTTGAAGGTCGCGCCGGTTTCGACGGTCAGCGAAGCCGGATAGCCACCCTGTGCGGCGACCTTGGCAGAGCCATGCTGGCTCCAGCTTCCGCCGGACTTGAGAGTCAGCGTGCCGGGGCGGCCGACGTGAAGGGTGCCGTGATTGACTACGGTGCCAGCCCCGTTCAGGGCCTGGATCGCAGTGCCGGCGGAGATGTCATTGCCAATGAGAACGCGCTTTCCCTCCGCCGTGGTGATCATCGAGCCAGCGATGAAATCCACGCTGACCGGAGCCGTGGCATCCGGGCCGATCTCCCACCCGCCGGTGGCGGCCGACTGATCGTTGGCGACTGCCACGTTGCCAGCTCGGATCACCGTGCCACCTGTGTAGCTGTTGTTCCCGGAAAGCTGCAGCGCCGAGCTGCCGGCTTTGGCGAGGGACGCGCTGCCACTCAGCGCGCCGGTGAATGACAGCGTCGCGGCATCGCTGGATAGCTCGGTGTTCGCCGGGAGAACGATCGGAGACTGGATGGTGCAGGCCAGCGAGGTAGCCTCGCCGGATTCTTCGAAGCGGATGCGCGGTTCGGGCGCGCCGTCGGTGGAGATTTGGACGCCCGCGGTGGAGCCAGCGAGATCACCACCGGGTAGGCCAACGGACACCGATGTCTGGGCTCCGAAGGCATCGAACCACGAGCTTTGTGGTGCCGTTGCGGCAAGCTGGACCGAGGTCGCCTTCGCTTCCGGAGTGGAGGCAAGAAAGCGGATCGTGTCCGCCGCTCGTTGCCACTGGGCCATGCACGGCGTGCTTGCGGCGAGCGAGCGGCCATCCCATGCGACCGATCCGGCGGCGTAAAAGGCTGCCTGGGTCGTGCCGGCGGCGGCGTGATCGACCGCTTGCACCGTGGCGTCGTTACGCAGGACGACCAAGGGACTTTGGTAAGCCGCCATGTCTTCGGCGGAGAGGCCGGGAACCACGGTGTAGGCGTAGCTCTTGTTAGAAAAGGCGGTGCCGTGGCGGATCGACAGGGAGAAGACATTCTTGCTCACCGTGGTCGCGTCGTAGCCAGTATTGATCGATTGCCAGGTGCCGCTTTGGGAAGCGGCCTGAACGGTGGCGGAGGTGGGCACCTCGTTGAAGAAGTAGCCGGTGCCATCGTGATGGGCCCACTGGAGTCCGGCGAGCGTGCTCGTGCCGGTGGCCAGCGTTTGTTGGGCTCCGCCTGTGGAATAGGTGACCGATCCTGTGAGCAAGGATTGGTTCAGCGTGGTTTCCACCTCGGCCGTGGCCGCGGGTGCATCGATGTCAGCCCCGAGTGCCACGAAGCCACTGTCGAAGAAGAACCATGCCTTCTTCGCTGCGACATTGCGGCGGTTGTAGCGGAAGGCGGTCGCGGCGTAGG from Luteolibacter arcticus encodes the following:
- a CDS encoding biliverdin-producing heme oxygenase, whose product is MTLLQALRKATQSSHQRLEGQISKEEVTASIDAYALYLRQFHQGLAACWLQLDWHLLAEWGLPELSARQARYHALTDDLHALGHPVPPLERGLRSERAPSVVGCLYVLEGSIHGGAILLSELETKAGPLPADTCRFLSGFHDQNRYYWKDFVSWLESLETGDDFLEAASTSAREAFEHFIAAFAVKSPTPVVS
- a CDS encoding polysaccharide lyase family 8 super-sandwich domain-containing protein, with protein sequence MKISSTRTLQPESGNGEGLKNYHLGDGVNLILRTGNEYDDIMPVWNWRKLPGTTVEQGTYSLKPTADWGVAGTSTFAGGISDGTYAATAFRYNRRNVAAKKAWFFFDSGFVALGADIDAPAATAEVETTLNQSLLTGSVTYSTGGAQQTLATGTSTLAGLQWAHHDGTGYFFNEVPTSATVQAASQSGTWQSINTGYDATTVSKNVFSLSIRHGTAFSNKSYAYTVVPGLSAEDMAAYQSPLVVLRNDATVQAVDHAAAGTTQAAFYAAGSVAWDGRSLAASTPCMAQWQRAADTIRFLASTPEAKATSVQLAATAPQSSWFDAFGAQTSVSVGLPGGDLAGSTAGVQISTDGAPEPRIRFEESGEATSLACTIQSPIVLPANTELSSDAATLSFTGALSGSASLAKAGSSALQLSGNNSYTGGTVIRAGNVAVANDQSAATGGWEIGPDATAPVSVDFIAGSMITTAEGKRVLIGNDISAGTAIQALNGAGTVVNHGTLHVGRPGTLTLKSGGSWSQHGSAKVAAQGGYPASLTVETGATFNYDGSSSFDLEPGTSGGPASVNVSGGTFTTSSAFSNPLTGASGTATLTLQSGGTLKLAADVPDLLTGSAMLFRLGSGGGKVNTDGHDGTIHDVISDVATQSGSLTKTGAGTLTLTAANTYSGGTTVASGGGTLLITRPDALGSGPVAIPKGGFASGTLALACDCTVTNTFSGFSSTTFAGEATIPTIHQVSGDTTLTSDLTISGMGGNGLYVRCDGEQLTLSGIINQTVGTSRQLGLGGSGNGIVSGAILTGTGGMGVVKDGAGTWTLTGSNTYNARTTINSGTLRIDGTATPGTAEILINATGNLDFHQPGTLNVANDLAGVGTLTQSGDGRTALSGPSTRTGDTRILSGTLSLTAPSLPDAAGLEIAAPGTIELDHQATDTVGTLKIAGIPQPAGIWGAPGSGATYETARISGSGRLLVVSDPFKDWLDAHPTLADHSEDGDPDGDGWANLFEFAFGLDPLAPDPRPLSHMESGNLVMEFTRPALALGVTVIPEWSDDLTSWQATGIATDDSAAPVLRIRVPAGESSRFLRLHVTRP